A single genomic interval of Vulpes vulpes isolate BD-2025 chromosome 3, VulVul3, whole genome shotgun sequence harbors:
- the PTCD1 gene encoding pentatricopeptide repeat-containing protein 1, mitochondrial isoform X1, with protein sequence MRFAQLFSRFRPVGLSALQHLDPLRVKWAGGREGPTWLRAAWLTRTCSSSPLQLPIGQGNQKNASSLSSDLSQPGPTATQEEEEERFGTLSSKYSSRRMFRKSTAQLYNLRLREQIAEDEERELEPKSWRGRKNTPYWYFLQCKHLIREGKLAEALDLFERQMLKEERLQPLECNYTVLIGGCGRAGYLKKAFRLYNDMKKRDLEPTDATYTALFNVCAESPWKDSALQSALKLRQQLQARNFQLNLKTYHALLKMAALCADLRMCLDVFKEIVQKGHAVTEETFSYLLMGCIQDKKTGFRYTLQVWRQMLSLGLQPSQHGYNLLLGAARDCGLGDPEVASALLLRPREETVLLQPRAGGFRTRKRAQARVGDGVSIRHVEALERQLFLEPSQVVEGLPEPREARAPSKVQPEVDTKTEPDHMVTLTSLASEPSRWGLEANLLTLGAVSPAVVSFGTVTTPADRLALMGGLEGFLGKMAEHGLKPNIKTLTLLAEVVEPGSPAESSLLTVLDTHQVEADVTFFNTLMRKKSKLGDLEGAKALLPLLARRGIIPNLQTFCNLAIGCRRPRDGLQLLADMKKSQMTPNTHIYSTLINAALKKLDYTYLIDILKDMRQNRVPVNEVVIRQLEFAAQYPPTFDRYKEKNTYLEKIDGFRAYYKQWLKSMPAEETPHPWQKFRIKPMGDQEPTTEADVDRSLGGWLSSKRQ encoded by the exons ATGAGATTTGCTCAACTTTTCTCCCGCTTCCGCCCTGTGGGACTGTCCGCCCTCCAGCACCTTGACCCTCTCAGAGTCAaatgggcaggaggcagggaggggcccaCATGGCTGAGGGCTGCGTGGCTGACTCGAACCTGCAGCAGTTCCCCCTTGCAGCTGCCCATTGGCCAGGGGAACCAGAAGAATGCGAGCAGCCTCAGCTCTGACCTGAGCCAGCCCGGCCCCACGGCCactcaggaagaagaggaagagcgCTTTGGGACCCTCTCCAGCAAGTACTCTTCGAGGAGAATGTTCCGAAAGTCAACAGCCCAGTTGTATAACCTCCGGCTCAGGGAACAGATTGCTGAAGACGAAGAAAGAGAGCTGGAGCCAAAGTCATGGCGGGGCCGGAAAAACACCCCTTACTGGTACTTCCTTCAGTGCAAACACCTGATCAGAGAAGGAAAG CTGGCTGAGGCCCTGGATCTGTTTGAGCGGCAGATGCTGAAGGAAGAGCGACTTCAGCCCCTTGAGTGCAACTACACTGTACTGATCGGGGGCTGTGGGCGGGCCGGATACCTGAAGAAGGCCTTCAGGCTCTACAACGAT ATGAAAAAACGGGACCTGGAGCCCACAGATGCCACGTACACAGCCCTGTTCAATGTCTGTGCTGAGTCCCCCTGGAAGGACTCTGCTCTGCAGAGTGCCCTGAAGCTCCGGCAGCAGCTCCAGGCCAGAAACTTCCAGCTCAACTTAAAAACATACCATGCACTGCTGAAGATGGCTGCCTTGTGCGCAGACCTCAGGATGTGCCTTGATGTGTTCAAG GAAATCGTCCAGAAAGGGCATGCAGTCACAGAGGAGACCTTCAGTTACCTGCTCATGGGCTGCATCCAGGACAAGAAGACGGGTTTCCGATACACCCTACAG GTGTGGAGGCAGATGCTGAGTCTGGGGCTCCAGCCGAGCCAGCATGGCTACAACCTCCTTTTGGGGGCAGCTCGAGACTGTGGCTTGGGGGACCCGGAGGTGGCCTCAGCACTGctcctgaggcccagggaggagacGGTCCTGCTTCAGCCCCGGGCAGGTGGGTTTCGGACAAGGAAGAGAGCCCAGGCCCGGGTGGGCGATGGCGTGTCAATCAGGCACGTGGAGGCCCTGGAGAGGCAGCTGTTTCTGGAACCTTCTCAGGTAGTTGAGGGCCTTCCAGAGCCTCGTGAAGCCAGAGCCCCCAGCAAGGTCCAGCCTGAGGTGGATACCAAGACGGAGCCTGACCACATGGTGACCCTCACTTCATTGGCCTCAGAACCTTCTCGCTGGGGACTGGAGGCCAACCTCCTGACCTTGGGAGCAGTCTCCCCAGCTGTGGTCTCCTTTGGGACTGTAACCACCCCAGCTGACAGGCTGGCCTTGATGGGGGGCCTGGAGGGCTTCTTGGGCAAGATGGCAGAGCATGGGCTCAAGCCCAATATCAAAACCCTCACACTGCTGGCTGAGGTGGTAGAGCCTGGGAGTCCTGCAGAGTCCTCACTGCTGACTGTCCTGGACACGCACCAGGTGGAAGCTGACGTGACATTCTTCAACACACTGATGAGGAAGAAGAGCAAGCTTGGCGATCTGGAGGGGGCGAAG GCGCTGCTACCACTCCTGGCAAGGAGGGGAATCATCCCCAACCTGCAGACCTTCTGCAACCTGGCCATTGGGTGCCGTAGGCCCAGGGATGGTCTGCAGCTGCTTGCAGACATGAAG AAATCCCAGATGACCCCCAACACCCACATCTACAGCACCCTCATCAACGCCGCCCTCAAAAAGCTGGACTACACCTATCTCATTGACATTCTGAAGGACATGAGGCAGAACAGAGTCCCGGTGAATGAGGTGGTCATCCGCCAACTAGAGTTTGCAGCCCAGTACCCACCTACCTTTGATCGG tacaaagagaaaaacaccTACTTGGAGAAGATTGATGGCTTCCGAGCTTACTATAAGCAGTGGCTGAAATCGATGCCAGCAGAGGAAACCCCCCACCCATGGCAGAAGTTCCGGATCAAGCCCATGGGAGACCAAGAGCCCACCACGGAGGCTGATGTGGACAGAAGCCTTGGAG gttggctatcatcaaaaaggcAGTAA
- the PTCD1 gene encoding pentatricopeptide repeat-containing protein 1, mitochondrial isoform X3 has translation MRFAQLFSRFRPVGLSALQHLDPLRVKWAGGREGPTWLRAAWLTRTCSSSPLQLPIGQGNQKNASSLSSDLSQPGPTATQEEEEERFGTLSSKYSSRRMFRKSTAQLYNLRLREQIAEDEERELEPKSWRGRKNTPYWYFLQCKHLIREGKLAEALDLFERQMLKEERLQPLECNYTVLIGGCGRAGYLKKAFRLYNDMKKRDLEPTDATYTALFNVCAESPWKDSALQSALKLRQQLQARNFQLNLKTYHALLKMAALCADLRMCLDVFKEIVQKGHAVTEETFSYLLMGCIQDKKTGFRYTLQVWRQMLSLGLQPSQHGYNLLLGAARDCGLGDPEVASALLLRPREETVLLQPRAGGFRTRKRAQARVGDGVSIRHVEALERQLFLEPSQVVEGLPEPREARAPSKVQPEVDTKTEPDHMVTLTSLASEPSRWGLEANLLTLGAVSPAVVSFGTVTTPADRLALMGGLEGFLGKMAEHGLKPNIKTLTLLAEVVEPGSPAESSLLTVLDTHQVEADVTFFNTLMRKKSKLGDLEGAKALLPLLARRGIIPNLQTFCNLAIGCRRPRDGLQLLADMKKSQMTPNTHIYSTLINAALKKLDYTYLIDILKDMRQNRVPVNEVVIRQLEFAAQYPPTFDRYKEKNTYLEKIDGFRAYYKQWLKSMPAEETPHPWQKFRIKPMGDQEPTTEADVDRSLGGR, from the exons ATGAGATTTGCTCAACTTTTCTCCCGCTTCCGCCCTGTGGGACTGTCCGCCCTCCAGCACCTTGACCCTCTCAGAGTCAaatgggcaggaggcagggaggggcccaCATGGCTGAGGGCTGCGTGGCTGACTCGAACCTGCAGCAGTTCCCCCTTGCAGCTGCCCATTGGCCAGGGGAACCAGAAGAATGCGAGCAGCCTCAGCTCTGACCTGAGCCAGCCCGGCCCCACGGCCactcaggaagaagaggaagagcgCTTTGGGACCCTCTCCAGCAAGTACTCTTCGAGGAGAATGTTCCGAAAGTCAACAGCCCAGTTGTATAACCTCCGGCTCAGGGAACAGATTGCTGAAGACGAAGAAAGAGAGCTGGAGCCAAAGTCATGGCGGGGCCGGAAAAACACCCCTTACTGGTACTTCCTTCAGTGCAAACACCTGATCAGAGAAGGAAAG CTGGCTGAGGCCCTGGATCTGTTTGAGCGGCAGATGCTGAAGGAAGAGCGACTTCAGCCCCTTGAGTGCAACTACACTGTACTGATCGGGGGCTGTGGGCGGGCCGGATACCTGAAGAAGGCCTTCAGGCTCTACAACGAT ATGAAAAAACGGGACCTGGAGCCCACAGATGCCACGTACACAGCCCTGTTCAATGTCTGTGCTGAGTCCCCCTGGAAGGACTCTGCTCTGCAGAGTGCCCTGAAGCTCCGGCAGCAGCTCCAGGCCAGAAACTTCCAGCTCAACTTAAAAACATACCATGCACTGCTGAAGATGGCTGCCTTGTGCGCAGACCTCAGGATGTGCCTTGATGTGTTCAAG GAAATCGTCCAGAAAGGGCATGCAGTCACAGAGGAGACCTTCAGTTACCTGCTCATGGGCTGCATCCAGGACAAGAAGACGGGTTTCCGATACACCCTACAG GTGTGGAGGCAGATGCTGAGTCTGGGGCTCCAGCCGAGCCAGCATGGCTACAACCTCCTTTTGGGGGCAGCTCGAGACTGTGGCTTGGGGGACCCGGAGGTGGCCTCAGCACTGctcctgaggcccagggaggagacGGTCCTGCTTCAGCCCCGGGCAGGTGGGTTTCGGACAAGGAAGAGAGCCCAGGCCCGGGTGGGCGATGGCGTGTCAATCAGGCACGTGGAGGCCCTGGAGAGGCAGCTGTTTCTGGAACCTTCTCAGGTAGTTGAGGGCCTTCCAGAGCCTCGTGAAGCCAGAGCCCCCAGCAAGGTCCAGCCTGAGGTGGATACCAAGACGGAGCCTGACCACATGGTGACCCTCACTTCATTGGCCTCAGAACCTTCTCGCTGGGGACTGGAGGCCAACCTCCTGACCTTGGGAGCAGTCTCCCCAGCTGTGGTCTCCTTTGGGACTGTAACCACCCCAGCTGACAGGCTGGCCTTGATGGGGGGCCTGGAGGGCTTCTTGGGCAAGATGGCAGAGCATGGGCTCAAGCCCAATATCAAAACCCTCACACTGCTGGCTGAGGTGGTAGAGCCTGGGAGTCCTGCAGAGTCCTCACTGCTGACTGTCCTGGACACGCACCAGGTGGAAGCTGACGTGACATTCTTCAACACACTGATGAGGAAGAAGAGCAAGCTTGGCGATCTGGAGGGGGCGAAG GCGCTGCTACCACTCCTGGCAAGGAGGGGAATCATCCCCAACCTGCAGACCTTCTGCAACCTGGCCATTGGGTGCCGTAGGCCCAGGGATGGTCTGCAGCTGCTTGCAGACATGAAG AAATCCCAGATGACCCCCAACACCCACATCTACAGCACCCTCATCAACGCCGCCCTCAAAAAGCTGGACTACACCTATCTCATTGACATTCTGAAGGACATGAGGCAGAACAGAGTCCCGGTGAATGAGGTGGTCATCCGCCAACTAGAGTTTGCAGCCCAGTACCCACCTACCTTTGATCGG tacaaagagaaaaacaccTACTTGGAGAAGATTGATGGCTTCCGAGCTTACTATAAGCAGTGGCTGAAATCGATGCCAGCAGAGGAAACCCCCCACCCATGGCAGAAGTTCCGGATCAAGCCCATGGGAGACCAAGAGCCCACCACGGAGGCTGATGTGGACAGAAGCCTTGGAGGCAGGTGA
- the PTCD1 gene encoding pentatricopeptide repeat-containing protein 1, mitochondrial isoform X2 has translation MRFAQLFSRFRPVGLSALQHLDPLRVKWAGGREGPTWLRAAWLTRTCSSSPLQLPIGQGNQKNASSLSSDLSQPGPTATQEEEEERFGTLSSKYSSRRMFRKSTAQLYNLRLREQIAEDEERELEPKSWRGRKNTPYWYFLQCKHLIREGKLAEALDLFERQMLKEERLQPLECNYTVLIGGCGRAGYLKKAFRLYNDMKKRDLEPTDATYTALFNVCAESPWKDSALQSALKLRQQLQARNFQLNLKTYHALLKMAALCADLRMCLDVFKEIVQKGHAVTEETFSYLLMGCIQDKKTGFRYTLQVWRQMLSLGLQPSQHGYNLLLGAARDCGLGDPEVASALLLRPREETVLLQPRAGGFRTRKRAQARVGDGVSIRHVEALERQLFLEPSQVVEGLPEPREARAPSKVQPEVDTKTEPDHMVTLTSLASEPSRWGLEANLLTLGAVSPAVVSFGTVTTPADRLALMGGLEGFLGKMAEHGLKPNIKTLTLLAEVVEPGSPAESSLLTVLDTHQVEADVTFFNTLMRKKSKLGDLEGAKALLPLLARRGIIPNLQTFCNLAIGCRRPRDGLQLLADMKKSQMTPNTHIYSTLINAALKKLDYTYLIDILKDMRQNRVPVNEVVIRQLEFAAQYPPTFDRYKEKNTYLEKIDGFRAYYKQWLKSMPAEETPHPWQKFRIKPMGDQEPTTEADVDRSLGGIWMS, from the exons ATGAGATTTGCTCAACTTTTCTCCCGCTTCCGCCCTGTGGGACTGTCCGCCCTCCAGCACCTTGACCCTCTCAGAGTCAaatgggcaggaggcagggaggggcccaCATGGCTGAGGGCTGCGTGGCTGACTCGAACCTGCAGCAGTTCCCCCTTGCAGCTGCCCATTGGCCAGGGGAACCAGAAGAATGCGAGCAGCCTCAGCTCTGACCTGAGCCAGCCCGGCCCCACGGCCactcaggaagaagaggaagagcgCTTTGGGACCCTCTCCAGCAAGTACTCTTCGAGGAGAATGTTCCGAAAGTCAACAGCCCAGTTGTATAACCTCCGGCTCAGGGAACAGATTGCTGAAGACGAAGAAAGAGAGCTGGAGCCAAAGTCATGGCGGGGCCGGAAAAACACCCCTTACTGGTACTTCCTTCAGTGCAAACACCTGATCAGAGAAGGAAAG CTGGCTGAGGCCCTGGATCTGTTTGAGCGGCAGATGCTGAAGGAAGAGCGACTTCAGCCCCTTGAGTGCAACTACACTGTACTGATCGGGGGCTGTGGGCGGGCCGGATACCTGAAGAAGGCCTTCAGGCTCTACAACGAT ATGAAAAAACGGGACCTGGAGCCCACAGATGCCACGTACACAGCCCTGTTCAATGTCTGTGCTGAGTCCCCCTGGAAGGACTCTGCTCTGCAGAGTGCCCTGAAGCTCCGGCAGCAGCTCCAGGCCAGAAACTTCCAGCTCAACTTAAAAACATACCATGCACTGCTGAAGATGGCTGCCTTGTGCGCAGACCTCAGGATGTGCCTTGATGTGTTCAAG GAAATCGTCCAGAAAGGGCATGCAGTCACAGAGGAGACCTTCAGTTACCTGCTCATGGGCTGCATCCAGGACAAGAAGACGGGTTTCCGATACACCCTACAG GTGTGGAGGCAGATGCTGAGTCTGGGGCTCCAGCCGAGCCAGCATGGCTACAACCTCCTTTTGGGGGCAGCTCGAGACTGTGGCTTGGGGGACCCGGAGGTGGCCTCAGCACTGctcctgaggcccagggaggagacGGTCCTGCTTCAGCCCCGGGCAGGTGGGTTTCGGACAAGGAAGAGAGCCCAGGCCCGGGTGGGCGATGGCGTGTCAATCAGGCACGTGGAGGCCCTGGAGAGGCAGCTGTTTCTGGAACCTTCTCAGGTAGTTGAGGGCCTTCCAGAGCCTCGTGAAGCCAGAGCCCCCAGCAAGGTCCAGCCTGAGGTGGATACCAAGACGGAGCCTGACCACATGGTGACCCTCACTTCATTGGCCTCAGAACCTTCTCGCTGGGGACTGGAGGCCAACCTCCTGACCTTGGGAGCAGTCTCCCCAGCTGTGGTCTCCTTTGGGACTGTAACCACCCCAGCTGACAGGCTGGCCTTGATGGGGGGCCTGGAGGGCTTCTTGGGCAAGATGGCAGAGCATGGGCTCAAGCCCAATATCAAAACCCTCACACTGCTGGCTGAGGTGGTAGAGCCTGGGAGTCCTGCAGAGTCCTCACTGCTGACTGTCCTGGACACGCACCAGGTGGAAGCTGACGTGACATTCTTCAACACACTGATGAGGAAGAAGAGCAAGCTTGGCGATCTGGAGGGGGCGAAG GCGCTGCTACCACTCCTGGCAAGGAGGGGAATCATCCCCAACCTGCAGACCTTCTGCAACCTGGCCATTGGGTGCCGTAGGCCCAGGGATGGTCTGCAGCTGCTTGCAGACATGAAG AAATCCCAGATGACCCCCAACACCCACATCTACAGCACCCTCATCAACGCCGCCCTCAAAAAGCTGGACTACACCTATCTCATTGACATTCTGAAGGACATGAGGCAGAACAGAGTCCCGGTGAATGAGGTGGTCATCCGCCAACTAGAGTTTGCAGCCCAGTACCCACCTACCTTTGATCGG tacaaagagaaaaacaccTACTTGGAGAAGATTGATGGCTTCCGAGCTTACTATAAGCAGTGGCTGAAATCGATGCCAGCAGAGGAAACCCCCCACCCATGGCAGAAGTTCCGGATCAAGCCCATGGGAGACCAAGAGCCCACCACGGAGGCTGATGTGGACAGAAGCCTTGGAG GAATCTGGATGTCTTAA
- the BUD31 gene encoding protein BUD31 homolog produces the protein MPKVKRSRKAPPDGWELIEPTLDELDQKMREAETEPHEGKRKVESLWPIFRIHHQKTRYIFDLFYKRKAISRELYEYCIKEGYADKNLIAKWKKQGYENLCCLRCIQTRDTNFGTNCICRVPKSKLEVGRIIECTHCGCRGCSG, from the exons ATGCCTAAAGTCAAAAGAAGCCGGAAAGCTCCCCCAGATGGTTGGGAGTTGATCGAGCCAACACTGGATGAATTAGATCAAAAGATGAGAGAAG CTGAAACAGAACCTcatgagggaaagaggaaagtggAATCTCTGTGGCCTATCTTCAGGATCCACCACCAGAAAACCCGCTATATTTTTGACCTCTTTTATAAGCGGAAAGCCATAAGCAGAG AACTATATGAATACTGTATTAAAGAAGGCTATGCTGATAAAAACCTGATCGCAAAATGGAAAAAGCAGGGGTATGAGAATTTATGCTGCCTGCGCTGCATTCAGACACGGGACACCAATTTTGGGACAAACTGCATTTGCCGGGTCCCCAAAAGCAAGCTGGAAGTG GGCCGGATCATCGAGTGCACGCACTGTGGCTGCCGGGGCTGCTCTGGCTGA